DNA from Rubripirellula lacrimiformis:
AATCCGATCGGCGGCTACCGAGACCGATTCCGCAGCCTCGGCGAAGGAGAAAAGGTCGATCTGCAAATCAAACAACGCCGCGTTCAATACCGGCTAGGCCAGGCCGTGGACGCCAGCGGCGAGATGCAGGACGGACGCAAATTCGACGGATTCGTTCAGTTTCGCCAGCGACTTGCTGCCGACGAAGACGCATTGGCACGCTCGCTTGCGACCAAATTTTTGACCTTCGCTACCGGCCGTGAAATGGGATTTTCGGATCGCCCGATGATCGATCGGATGGTGGCGGAGTCCAAGCAACGCGGGCATGGCGTTCGAGATATATTGGAACTGGTCGTGACCAGCGAAGCGTTCCTGAACAAGTAGAGTTCAACGCAGCGGTGGCGGCGTCAGAAGTCTTACGCCCCATCGTTGCTGCGTTCCGATTCACCGTATCCCACCAAGGCCAACCATGTTGATTCCAGCCAATCCGATCAGCCGCCGGAAGATGCTACGAGGCGCCACGGCGGCCGCGATCGCGCTTCCGATGTTGGAAGCGATGGGTCCGTCGGTTGGTCGCAGAGCACTCGGTCAAACCGCCGATGACGTGCCGCCAAAGCGATTTGTGGCTTGTTGTGCGGGGCTGGGATTTCACGGACCGCACCTATTTCCGGATGCCGAGGGCGATGCATTGGCATCGACGCCCTACCTGTCTCGATTGGCCGATCATCACGACCAGATCACTGTCTTTTCGGGCCTGTCCCACCCCGACCAACAAGGCAACAACGGGCATGCGTCGGCACTGACATGGTTGACGTCGGCCCGACGCCCGGGGCTGGCCGGATTTCGCAACACTCTGTCGATCGACCAACGGATCGCTCAGCAAGTTGGGCTGCAAACTCGATTCCCGTTCCTGGCGATGGCGGTTTCCAACGAATCACTTTCCTGGACGTCCAACGGCGTTCCGATCCCGGCGATGTCGTCCCCAGCGAAGATCTACAAGGCTTTGTTTGTTGATGGGGACGCCAAAGCCGTTGATAAAGAGATGCTGAATCTGAAACGCGGCCGCAGCATCCTGGACACCGTTGGTGGCAGAGCCCGCAGGTTGGAACAAAAACTGGGCGAACGTGACCGCGACAAGCTTGACGAATACTTAACGTCGGTACGCGAGCTAGAACAGCGTCTGCAGCAAAGCGAGGGATGGGTACGACTTCCCAAGCCCAAGGTGGACATTGAACAGCCCGATGATATTCGCGACAAGGCCGAAGCGATCGCACGCCAGCGGCTGATGTACGACATGATCGTGCTGGCAATCCAAACCGATTCGACTCGCACGATCACCCATCAATTGGGCGGACTCAATTCGGCTCCCAATATCCCCGGCGTCGACAGCGATTGGCACGGCCTGTCCCATCACGGCAAAGACCCGGACAAGATCAACGAACTGAAACTGATCGAAGAAGCCGAGTTCGAAACGTTCAACGAATTCTTGACGAAGCTGCGGGCGATCGACGAAGGTGGCCGGTCGCTGTTGGATCAAACAGCGATTCTGTTCGGTTCGAATTTGGGGAACGCCAGTGCCCATGATTGGCGAAATTTGCCGATCATCATCGCCGGTGGCGGTTACAACCACGGGCGATACGTCGCGCACGATTCGCAAAACAACACTCCCTTTGCAAACGTCTTGGTCAGCTTGGCCCAGCGAATGGACGTCGAAATCGACTCGTTCGGCAGCAGCACGGCCGCCGGTGTCCGCGGTCTGGACCAATCCTGAAACCACCGCCCTAGAATTACCGCGTAGGAATCTGAATTTGCATTATTCGTTTGGATGGATTGCCCGCAGCTTGGCGATCGCAGTTGGAATCTTGGCTGCGGCGGTTGCAGTGGCGGCTGACCGGCAACCCAACATCGTGGTGATCATTGCCGACGACCTCGGATACGGCGAACTGGGTTGCTATGGCGGAAACGAAATTCCGACACCGCAGATGGACGGACTTGCCTCGGGCGGCGCAAGGTTCACCGACGGGTACGTGACTGCACCGTTCTGTGCTGCATCGCGGGCCGCAATCATGGCAGGCCGATACCAAACGCGATTTGGATTCGAATTCAATCCAATCGGAGCCGAGAATGCGGCGCAGGGAATCGGGATCCCCCAGGACGAAACGCTGCTGCCGTCGTTGATCCAGTCCGCCGGTTATGCCACAGGACTGATCGGCAAGTGGCACCTGGGTGGGACCGCCCCGTTTCACCCGCAACGTCGGGGATTCGACGAGTTCTTTGGCTTTCTGCATGAAGGCCACTTTTTTGTTCCACCGCCTTACGATGGTGCGACGACATGGCTGCGCCGCAAAGCGATCCCCGGTGGCGGGAAGGGACGCTGGACGTCGGCCAATGGACGAACCATTTGGTCCACCGACATGGGACACAGCGAACCGCCGTATGACACGGACAACCCCGTGATGCGTTCTAGCCAACCGGTCAACGAGACCGAAAATCTGACAGACGCCTTCACTCGCGAGGCCTGCGATTTCATCGACCGTCACGCCGATCAACCGTTCTTTTTGTGCCTCGCCTACAATGCAGTGCACAGCCCACTGCAGGGCGAAGACGAGTACATGGAACGCTTCTCGCACATCGAAGACGTCCAACGGCGAATCTTTGCGGCGATGCTGGCCCACTTGGATGACAGCATCGGACGTGTCCTGGCATCGATCGAAGCGGCGGGTGCGACTGAAAACACGCTGGTCCTCTTCCTCAGCGACAACGGTGGCCCAACAAAGGAATTGACCAGCAGCAACGCACCGCTGCGTGGTGGCAAGGGCATGGTTTACGAAGGCGGAGTCCGCATCCCCATGATCGCATCCTGGCCTGGAAAGATCTCGCCGCAAGTTGTCTCTACACCGGTAACATCCATGGACCTCCACGCCACGGCCTGTCGTGCGGCGAACGTTGACATGGCACAACACAAGGGCATGGGCGATCGTGACGGTTCGAACCTGATCCCGCTGTTGACGCGATCCGACGCTAGCTCGTTTGCCCAACGTCCAATTTTTTGGCGTGTCGGCGACCGTCACGCGATTCGCTATCAGCAGTGGAAACTGGTCCGACGTCGTGGCGACTGGGAACTGTATGACCTGTCCAGCGACATCAGCGAATCGGTCGACCTAGCGGATACCAATCCCGACAAAGTCCGCGAGCTTGCCAAACGATGGCGAGACTGGAACGCCCAGCAGGTGGAACCGCTGTGGCGATGAAGCGTCCAACAGGAAGAGTAGGAACAGGAACGTAGCCTGGGACGGTGCAGGCTCCCAGGCAGGATGCCTCCATTCAAAGAGCATCCGAATTGTTCTGTCGAGCGGATAATGGGATTTCTAGCGAAATCAACTAAGAAATCGGACAGTGATTGATTTGGAATCCGGCGGCTAGGTGACACGGTCGCCAACAGCGGCTGGTACAATGCCGGTCCCGCTTGCGCGGTTCACCGTTTCCGTTTGCGATTGAAAACTACCGAGGCCTTTGAATGCGTTTGGTTCGTTGCACGAAGATTCGTTTTGGCTTGATCGCTTGGTCCGTCGCGATTTACAGTCTTGGATTGCTTGGAAACGACCGTCCTTTGTGGGCCGATTCCCCGAAAGCGGCATCGGCAGCCTCGCAGGCCCCAACCGAGCACACGTTGAACTACAAAACGGTATCAACGAGCGGCAAAGACGTCACGTTGAAGATCGACTGGACTCGCCCGGCCGATTGGAAAGCCAGCGACCGACGGCCGGCGGTGGTCTTCTTTCACGGTGGCGGTTGGGTCGGCGGTGCCCCCGGCCAGTTCGCAGCCCACAGCGAAGAACTGGCTAAGTTGGGCATGGTCTGCTTCCGCGCCCAATACCGCTTGCTGCCTAAGAAGAACCCCATCAAACCGGACCGATGCATCGAAGACGCTTCGGATGCCATTCGCTATATCCGAAGCCACGCCGCCGAATTTGGTATCGACCCGGACCGCGTCGCTGCGGGCGGCGGATCAGCAGGCGGTCATCTGGCTGCATTCCTAGGCATGATGGACGACGTCGCCGTGGACGGTGTATCGCGAAAGCCGAACGCACTTCTGTTGTTCAACCCGGTCTATGACAACGGGCCGGGCGGTTGGGGAACAGGCCGCGTTGGAGACGCCTATGCGGACTATTCGCCCGCCCACAACATCACGTCGGACGATCCCCCCGCGATCGTGTTCCTGGGCACGGCGGATTCGCTGATCCCGGTTGCGACGGGCAAGAAGTTCCAAGCCGAAAGCCGCGCCGCGGGCCTGAAAAGCGACCTCCATCTCTACGAAGGTCAGCCGCACGGTTTCTTCAACGCCACCCGCGACGGCGGCAAGCATTACCGAGACACAATGGCCAAGACGATCGACTTTCTAAAATCCAACGGATGGATCCAGTAGCAATGGGTGGATGCCATCCCAGGTGTCAAACCAACGCCGATTGTTTCGAAGCAACGAGCGATCACTAAGTGTCGTTTCTTCTTCCCCTCTCTCTCTAACTCTGTCCCCCCGCAAACCGCTGCGCGGCGGGGGCGAGATGCCTTTCATCGCGACACTTATTGGTCGCTCGTTGCTAAGCAGCTTTTCGCTGCTGCAGAACCGGGCCACCAACGGTTTCGATAGCCAGTTCCAGATCGTCCAACTGGAACACGAGGTTCTTGAAACGGGCAGCGTCACGAGCGGTGTCCGATAAATCCAGGTCGCCCAGGAATTCTTGCACTTCGGCCAACGACATTCGGCCGATCAAACGCTCGGGCGTGATTTGAATCTTGTGCATCATTGGAACCAGCCATCACCAGGGCATTTCGAAACGCGGCACCAAGACCGCTGTACCGAGTCCTTCGGCAACCAGCCGAGTGATAGCGGATCAAATCCGCCGGCAGTCGATTCGTAGCGGTTATCGGTGACAAACCCATTGTCCCCGTTTTGACAGCGACCGGAATCAAACGAGGGCAGCCACAGGCTGGCGTTTGCGAACGCACGATCGGTAAGTGTCGGGACTGCCGTCGTGGGATTCGCCAGAATTCCCACCCGCGCCATCCCGACGATCAGGAATTCTGGCGGATCCCCCGACGACAGATAGTTCCTGTGCGTCGCCTACTCGCGGAACCGATAGCCGATGCCACGAACGGTTTCGATCAGATCGGCAGCATCGCCCATTTTCTTACGCAGGGCACGGACGTGCACGTCGATCGTTCGCTCCAGCACCATCGTGTCTTCGCCCAAAGCGGCATCCACCAATTCCGTGCGGCCGAAAGCGCGACCGGGCTGGCGAATCAAAGTTTCCAACAACTGAAACTCGCTCTTGGTCAGTTTCAACACTTCGTCACCCAAGCTGGCGACAAAGCGTCGACGATCCACTCGCACACCGTGGTGTTCGACTTGGTCGCTGTCCTCGAAGGCTGGTTCGCGACGACGCAGCAACGCTTTCAGACGCTGCAGCAACACCTTGTAGCTTTCGACGGGCTTGACCACGTAGTCATCCGCACCAACGGCGAACCCGACTACCTGATCCGATTCTTCGCCCAAAGCACTTAGCATCAAAATCAGGGTGTCCTTGGTCGTCGCATCGGCTCGCAGTTGTTTGCAGACCTCGACGCCACTTAGGATCGGCAGGTCGACGTCCAGGAAAATGACGTCGGGCAGTTGCAGCTTCGCAGCCTTCAGCGCCTCGCGCCCGTCGGCTGCCCGCGAAACGTCATAACCGGCCCGCTGCAGTTGATATTCCAACGTTTCGGCAAGCGGACGATAGTCCTCGACGACTAGAACTTTGGTTTTCGACATTTCAGTTTCGTTAGGAATGACTCGTCGGGGAAGCGGCGGCAGAAGCGTGGTTGACATGGTACCCCGGTAATCCGTTGGCGGTTGCGTGAGTTGATTTTTTGACGCAGCCATATGTTGAACGAACACGGCGGTTTGTGCACCCGTCGGGAGCCCCGAATCCGATGAAGCTTTGGTGAAGTTTGGTCGGCATCGACAGCACGCTTTTACCTAATCGTGCGAATGCGGCGATGAAAATCTCAGTCTGTCGGTGATATTTCGCGGCCGATCAGGCGAGTTCGGCCTTGGGCAACAGCACTTCGAATTTGGAACCGCGGCCCGGTTTGCTTTCTACCCGAACCTCGCCGCCGAGCGAAATCGCCAGGTTTTTGACGATCGACAATCCAATCCCGGTCCCTTCGGAAAGGGGGTCGGATTCGTCACCACGTGCGACTCTTGATTTCTGGACGCGATAGAAACGCTCGAAAATTCGTTCCTGTTCCTCGGCGTTGATCCCCACACCGTTGTCCTGGACGACCAGCGCCAAGAACTTGCCCGCATCGCGGAAACC
Protein-coding regions in this window:
- a CDS encoding DUF1552 domain-containing protein; this translates as MLIPANPISRRKMLRGATAAAIALPMLEAMGPSVGRRALGQTADDVPPKRFVACCAGLGFHGPHLFPDAEGDALASTPYLSRLADHHDQITVFSGLSHPDQQGNNGHASALTWLTSARRPGLAGFRNTLSIDQRIAQQVGLQTRFPFLAMAVSNESLSWTSNGVPIPAMSSPAKIYKALFVDGDAKAVDKEMLNLKRGRSILDTVGGRARRLEQKLGERDRDKLDEYLTSVRELEQRLQQSEGWVRLPKPKVDIEQPDDIRDKAEAIARQRLMYDMIVLAIQTDSTRTITHQLGGLNSAPNIPGVDSDWHGLSHHGKDPDKINELKLIEEAEFETFNEFLTKLRAIDEGGRSLLDQTAILFGSNLGNASAHDWRNLPIIIAGGGYNHGRYVAHDSQNNTPFANVLVSLAQRMDVEIDSFGSSTAAGVRGLDQS
- a CDS encoding sulfatase-like hydrolase/transferase; its protein translation is MHYSFGWIARSLAIAVGILAAAVAVAADRQPNIVVIIADDLGYGELGCYGGNEIPTPQMDGLASGGARFTDGYVTAPFCAASRAAIMAGRYQTRFGFEFNPIGAENAAQGIGIPQDETLLPSLIQSAGYATGLIGKWHLGGTAPFHPQRRGFDEFFGFLHEGHFFVPPPYDGATTWLRRKAIPGGGKGRWTSANGRTIWSTDMGHSEPPYDTDNPVMRSSQPVNETENLTDAFTREACDFIDRHADQPFFLCLAYNAVHSPLQGEDEYMERFSHIEDVQRRIFAAMLAHLDDSIGRVLASIEAAGATENTLVLFLSDNGGPTKELTSSNAPLRGGKGMVYEGGVRIPMIASWPGKISPQVVSTPVTSMDLHATACRAANVDMAQHKGMGDRDGSNLIPLLTRSDASSFAQRPIFWRVGDRHAIRYQQWKLVRRRGDWELYDLSSDISESVDLADTNPDKVRELAKRWRDWNAQQVEPLWR
- a CDS encoding alpha/beta hydrolase — protein: MRLVRCTKIRFGLIAWSVAIYSLGLLGNDRPLWADSPKAASAASQAPTEHTLNYKTVSTSGKDVTLKIDWTRPADWKASDRRPAVVFFHGGGWVGGAPGQFAAHSEELAKLGMVCFRAQYRLLPKKNPIKPDRCIEDASDAIRYIRSHAAEFGIDPDRVAAGGGSAGGHLAAFLGMMDDVAVDGVSRKPNALLLFNPVYDNGPGGWGTGRVGDAYADYSPAHNITSDDPPAIVFLGTADSLIPVATGKKFQAESRAAGLKSDLHLYEGQPHGFFNATRDGGKHYRDTMAKTIDFLKSNGWIQ
- a CDS encoding response regulator transcription factor; this encodes MSKTKVLVVEDYRPLAETLEYQLQRAGYDVSRAADGREALKAAKLQLPDVIFLDVDLPILSGVEVCKQLRADATTKDTLILMLSALGEESDQVVGFAVGADDYVVKPVESYKVLLQRLKALLRRREPAFEDSDQVEHHGVRVDRRRFVASLGDEVLKLTKSEFQLLETLIRQPGRAFGRTELVDAALGEDTMVLERTIDVHVRALRKKMGDAADLIETVRGIGYRFRE